Proteins encoded within one genomic window of Edaphobacter lichenicola:
- a CDS encoding TonB-dependent receptor, translating into MIYDSTTQISRLGQCGRRISRGWSKPAYLLALLVLFTSAAFAQLTTADILGTVTDATGAVVPNATIVLTNNGTNEKRTTVSNSSGDYTFTLLPVGHYSVSVKAAGFQASIVKDLSVEAGDRARNDVHLLTGSENTVVEVTASTPLLQADSATVSSTVTAKAVQDLPLNGRNFVQLVDLVPGANPGAGNGLSSGGRPDDRRNNAAGLSVNGQDDTLNNWVVDGVDDNERIIGTIGIKPNVEGIQEITVQTNSYAAEAGRTAGGVINIVTRSGTNAFHGSVYEYFRNDIFDARQVFQTTGKKPELRQNQYGASIGGPIFRDRTFFYFDYEGFRQVSGVTYTGTVPTIEEYNAINSLNGLTPQSLLTNRNGTLQAYQGAVTGTPVPINPIALNYLKLFPAPTSSGLSSNYTISPAKTQNSNTYDARIDHRFNDKNLLFGRWSYNKVTGFTPPNFGTVNGVQISGGRYNFDGPATDFATQFAFGFTHTFTPSLLLDLRAGYTRINNLSLPLNYGTGIDTKIGFPASQTSFSPFADSLTPVSIGPFGDIGDGAYVPLQDIDNTFQYSGTLSWIKGNHNIKAGLGLTRRQARNVQSASAVGAYGFNLTTDSNSDQLTQQNNQIASALLGAFNNQTRNFNINPPDYRSWEPSGFAQDSWKVNPKLTVLLGLRYDVFTPFTEAHNHISNFDYPEALTLTPTTVSQALKIAGVNGVNDKVNIPTDHGDVAPRVGFSYSARPSTVIRGGFGISYFPGNYTSNADLKNAPFTSVFSPSCQSTLAVQIETFQNNGVLPPGQNLDCAGTKFNTNGNLSQGIVPPSAPTAAQLADLSTIPGLGFVAEAPKFKNAMIMQYNLQVQQQFGSNVVTIGYVGNLGRHLPESINNINQPLPYNPLATLGTPANPNNGARTTATLLPNLGGFSYIDSGGISNYNGLQTSFQRRFTKGLAFDANYTWSKALSDITGFSQQGSSQGWSNALPTNIRATEYANAELDIQNRFALSLNYELQYGKNFTGAKKLALSGWAINTITEWQSGKPFTIISSGNGADNPVESDGKTHGFNNRAVPQNSGGNDRPNTIGDPRGSKSIHNFFNTKAFAPQPLGTIGNTQRNSLFGPNYRHVDLSLFKTFAITERVGLQFRAESYNISNTPNFYLNNNQPGDQFGNTNFGKISQADPNYTPRQYQFALKALF; encoded by the coding sequence ATGATCTACGATTCAACGACCCAGATAAGCCGCCTAGGCCAGTGCGGACGCAGAATATCTCGAGGATGGAGCAAGCCGGCATATCTGCTGGCACTTCTGGTCCTCTTCACCTCAGCCGCCTTCGCGCAGCTGACCACAGCCGACATCCTTGGCACTGTCACTGACGCCACCGGCGCCGTCGTTCCCAACGCCACCATCGTCCTCACCAACAACGGGACCAACGAGAAGCGCACCACTGTCTCCAATAGCTCAGGCGACTACACCTTCACCCTCCTGCCCGTCGGCCACTACTCCGTCTCGGTCAAAGCCGCAGGCTTCCAGGCCTCCATCGTCAAGGACCTGTCCGTAGAAGCAGGCGACCGCGCCCGCAACGACGTCCACCTGCTCACAGGTTCAGAGAACACCGTCGTCGAAGTCACGGCATCCACCCCGCTCCTCCAGGCCGACAGCGCAACCGTCAGCTCCACTGTGACGGCAAAGGCCGTGCAGGATCTGCCTCTCAACGGACGTAACTTCGTTCAGCTCGTAGACCTCGTCCCAGGCGCCAACCCCGGAGCCGGTAACGGACTCTCGAGCGGTGGCCGTCCAGACGATCGCCGCAACAACGCCGCCGGCCTCTCCGTCAACGGACAGGACGACACCCTCAACAACTGGGTCGTTGACGGTGTCGACGACAACGAACGCATCATCGGCACCATCGGCATCAAGCCCAACGTCGAAGGCATTCAGGAGATCACGGTCCAGACCAACAGCTATGCTGCAGAGGCCGGACGTACCGCTGGCGGCGTCATCAACATCGTCACCCGCTCTGGAACGAACGCCTTCCACGGATCGGTCTACGAGTACTTCCGCAACGACATCTTCGACGCCCGCCAGGTATTCCAGACAACCGGAAAAAAACCGGAACTGCGTCAGAACCAGTACGGCGCCAGCATCGGCGGACCAATCTTCCGTGACCGAACCTTCTTCTACTTTGACTACGAAGGTTTCCGCCAGGTCTCCGGCGTCACTTACACCGGCACCGTACCGACCATTGAAGAGTACAACGCCATTAACAGTCTGAACGGTCTCACCCCTCAGTCGCTGCTCACGAACCGCAATGGCACTCTCCAGGCGTATCAGGGGGCGGTCACAGGAACACCTGTTCCCATTAACCCGATCGCGTTGAACTACCTCAAGCTGTTCCCGGCACCAACCAGCAGCGGTCTCTCCAGCAACTACACCATCAGCCCAGCCAAAACACAGAACTCTAACACCTACGACGCTCGAATCGACCATAGGTTCAACGACAAGAATCTTCTCTTCGGTCGCTGGTCTTATAACAAGGTCACCGGCTTTACCCCCCCGAACTTTGGAACGGTAAACGGTGTCCAGATCAGCGGAGGCCGGTACAACTTCGATGGTCCTGCAACAGACTTCGCCACCCAGTTTGCCTTCGGTTTCACGCACACCTTTACACCGTCTCTCCTGCTCGATCTTCGTGCAGGCTACACCCGTATCAACAACCTCTCTCTACCACTCAACTATGGAACCGGAATCGACACAAAGATCGGCTTCCCGGCCAGCCAGACCAGCTTCAGCCCCTTTGCTGACTCTCTCACCCCCGTCTCCATCGGCCCCTTCGGCGACATCGGTGACGGCGCATACGTTCCCCTGCAGGACATCGACAACACCTTCCAGTACTCCGGTACCCTCAGCTGGATCAAGGGCAACCACAACATCAAAGCAGGTCTCGGGCTCACCCGCCGGCAGGCTCGCAACGTACAGAGTGCCTCTGCTGTCGGCGCCTACGGCTTCAATCTGACCACAGACAGCAACTCCGACCAGCTGACGCAGCAGAATAACCAGATCGCGTCAGCTCTTCTCGGCGCCTTCAACAACCAGACCCGTAACTTCAACATCAACCCTCCGGACTACCGAAGCTGGGAGCCAAGTGGCTTCGCACAGGATAGCTGGAAGGTCAATCCGAAGCTGACGGTGCTCCTGGGCCTCCGCTACGATGTCTTCACTCCCTTCACTGAAGCGCACAACCATATCTCCAACTTCGACTACCCTGAGGCCCTCACTCTAACTCCAACAACGGTTTCACAGGCTTTGAAGATCGCCGGCGTAAACGGGGTCAACGATAAGGTCAATATCCCGACCGACCACGGTGACGTTGCTCCACGCGTTGGTTTCTCATACTCCGCGAGACCCTCCACAGTAATTCGGGGCGGCTTCGGAATCAGCTACTTCCCCGGCAACTACACCTCCAACGCAGACCTGAAGAACGCTCCGTTCACCTCGGTCTTCAGCCCCTCCTGCCAGTCAACACTCGCTGTTCAGATCGAAACGTTCCAAAATAACGGCGTTCTGCCCCCGGGCCAGAACCTAGACTGCGCAGGCACTAAATTCAATACAAATGGAAACCTTAGCCAGGGAATCGTGCCCCCTTCGGCCCCAACTGCAGCCCAGCTAGCCGATCTGTCCACGATCCCCGGTCTTGGCTTCGTAGCGGAAGCTCCGAAGTTCAAAAATGCCATGATTATGCAGTACAACCTGCAGGTCCAGCAGCAGTTCGGCTCTAACGTCGTAACCATCGGTTACGTCGGCAACCTGGGTCGCCATCTGCCGGAATCCATCAACAACATCAATCAGCCGTTGCCCTATAATCCGCTGGCTACGCTGGGAACCCCAGCCAACCCCAACAACGGAGCACGTACTACCGCCACGCTGCTTCCCAATCTCGGAGGCTTCAGCTATATCGACAGCGGCGGTATCTCGAACTACAACGGCCTGCAGACCTCCTTCCAGCGTCGCTTTACCAAGGGGCTGGCATTCGATGCGAACTACACCTGGTCCAAGGCGCTTAGCGACATCACTGGTTTCTCCCAGCAGGGTAGCAGCCAGGGTTGGAGCAATGCGCTTCCTACCAACATCCGGGCAACCGAGTACGCGAATGCGGAACTGGACATTCAAAACCGCTTCGCTCTCTCCCTTAACTACGAGCTCCAATACGGAAAGAACTTCACCGGCGCCAAGAAGCTTGCCCTCTCCGGCTGGGCGATCAACACAATCACCGAGTGGCAGAGTGGAAAGCCCTTCACCATCATCAGCAGTGGAAACGGAGCAGACAATCCGGTCGAGAGCGACGGGAAGACGCACGGCTTCAACAACCGTGCCGTTCCCCAAAACAGCGGAGGCAACGACCGTCCTAACACGATTGGCGATCCCCGTGGCTCGAAGTCGATTCACAACTTCTTCAACACCAAGGCGTTCGCTCCTCAGCCCCTCGGAACCATTGGGAACACCCAGCGCAACTCGCTGTTTGGACCCAACTACCGTCACGTAGACCTCTCCCTCTTCAAAACCTTTGCCATCACGGAACGGGTCGGACTTCAGTTCCGTGCGGAGAGCTACAACATCTCCAACACGCCGAACTTCTATCTGAACAACAACCAGCCAGGCGATCAGTTCGGTAACACAAACTTCGGCAAGATCTCGCAAGCCGATCCCAACTACACCCCACGGCAGTACCAGTTTGCCCTCAAGGCGCTCTTCTAA